TTCTTAACTCTCGAACAATATTATCCTCAGTCAAGTTTTGATAGAAGCGACTCAAGTCACGTAGCAGCTGATAAACTTCTTCCTGAACGTAAGTTGGTTTTCTAACTAGAATAAATTGAGACTGAGCCAATTTTTCAGTGTCTAACTTATCCGCTTTACGCACCCGTAGACTATCTAGTTTTCTAAAGGATTGAGTTGTGTATAAGCGTAGCCATTTTTCTCAAGGAAGGACTGAAGCCGACGAGAATAGACTCCTGTTGTGATGGTCTCCCTTTTGCCTTTTAAACAATAGTATAGCCGTTTTTCAAAATGTTATTAATGATTTTTTCCTTTATTCCAGAAGAATAAGTCTGATACTGTTTCTTATTAATAATCTCAATGCCCTAACAATCCATCAGTCGAACGGTATTTCTCAAATTACTGCAGTTGACTCTTGCGTTCAGTTCCCTCACCTTGTGGATGCCGTTTAGAACAATATTAGCTTGCTGAGCCTTTTGGTAATGTGAACAAAGCATCTTTATCACTCAAGGAGAAGACAGGTTCTTGTGGTAAGTGTCCAACAAGGTCACGATAAACTCATCGTACCGTTTTTGGCGGAAGTCTAGAAATGCCTTATGAATGTAAGCCTCAGAAACGTCTCTAAAACTAAACAAGAAATACAAGAACAAATGCCCTTGATTCTGGTACAAATGCTGTATCAGGTTCAGGTATTGCCTATCTGCGATAATGACACTCTGCTTTTCCTTAACAATATCTTTGAAAGGAATGATTTCGACATTGACAGGCATAACCGTTGCAATAGCTGGCGGGAAGTAAATTGAGAGTGCATTGGTCATCAAATCCAGCGCAGCAGTGTTATTGGTCAAAAGATAGACAGGTATCGGTGGCAAATATGTTTTTAGGAGTTCCTCTAACTGTATCGTGAAGAGCAATAAATGATAAGACGGCAGTTTCCCCACGATGCCTTCTGCGCTCATCCATTCCTCAACGATGGTTTTTAGAGTATTGTAGAAGCTCTTGTTTCGTTTTTGCTGTCTTCTGAGGTAATGGAACAAGTGTATGTCAGGTAACAAAACTTGAAGATTACTGATAAATAGACGTGAGAAGGAAACCAAAATCCGTTTGAAAGGAAGGGAGTTTAGGATATTATTGCCTAGTAGTGGACGCAGGGATGCTTTCAAGGTTTTTCCATTTGTTTTGTCATCACCAACTCAAACAATTCTTTCACTTTTTTAGGTGTCCATTTATCCTTATGGAAAGGATTATTGGTGGTGCAAAAACATAAAAAAATATAATCCAAATCCTCATCAGTTAACTCAGGATGGTACCATTTTCCGATGATTTCCTGACTGGTCATTTTGATATCTCGATAGATAGACAGTTTTTTCAAGTGTTTGAATGCATCTGTCTGAGGGGTCCCCAAGTTATCATGTCGCCGTTTCCATATAAGGGATATCAAAATGGCAAAGTATGAAAATTCATAAGGGGCTTTACTGGCATCATTAAGTGTGGTGGCTTGATTGGAGTTTATAATCAGCGAAACCACTTTATTCATTGATGTTTTATCAAAATCATAAATGGTCATACCAAACTGATAGTGCAACAAGGCGATCAGAAAGCGGATACGGTATTCTGGTCCAACAACATGGTTTTGCCGAACGTTTAAACCTACCTTTTTCAAGTATTTCCGACAATTGGTCCTGATACGGTAAGCGGTGGCTTGGGAAATATACTCTCGTTTAATGAAGTCGTGTAGGCTCAGCTCTCCTGGTTCAATTAAAAAACATAACATCTTTAAGAATATCGAGGTTTGATAGAGTTTCTTAAAATAAGGCATTTTAAGTTGGTAGGTCTTATAGGGGATAGAAACAGTGTCGTCACAAATGGTTAAGGTGAGGGTGTCTTCTAAATCCTTAATCATTTCAAAGAGTAAGTTGTAGACACGTTGTTTTTTGAGTTCGGTTTCCTGACACAACTGGTCTATGGAGACTTCGGAAACGTCTAACAAAATGTTGAGCAGTGATAATTTATCTTGTAATTTGGTTTCTAGATGAAGGTGTAACATAACTGAACTCCTTTCATTTTTATAGCAGAAACTCGTATTTATTTAATTATCACATAATTAAATAAAACAGTCAAATAATTCAATGGTGACGCGTGTTTAAGGAGTATTGAGAATGTCAGATATAAGCAAAATGCAGCTGAATATTCTTAATTTTAGGTATGAAAAAGCGTCGGGATTGATAAAAAATCTATTGAATTGGGTAAATTTAAGTTGATATAATAAGTTGATTAGAAAAATTAACAATTCATTTAAATTCTAATCAGCTGTAACGTTCCGGGGCGTGTTAAACTGTCTGAACATAGAAAATACAAGTTTCTACGGTGACTAAGATAAGTTAAGGAGGATTCCTTAAATTCTGTGATAGGAACGTAAACTCTCTACAAGAGTAGAGCACGTCATCAGTCAGTCTGGGTGTCTACTGGCTGACAACGTCAAATAAGATAGGCATGAAAAAATAAGGGGGAATACAGAATGTTTTTAAAACACCAAGATGTGAAACAAAAAAATTGGAGAATGCGTAAGGTCAAAAAAGTCTTTGTTAGTTCATGTATGCTTTTAACAGTGGGCCTCGGAGTTGCCGTACCTACTGGATTCAGCCAATCTAATGGCGTGATGGTTGTAAAGGCTGCGGAAGTGCCGGCGACAGATTTATCACGTCAGGCGTCTGATTCGGAGAGGGTAGATGAATCGTCTTTATTGCAGAAAGAAAACTTATCAGTAGATTCATTTAAATTAGAAAATTTAAATGGATGGGAAGCTGAAAATGATACAGCAGGTAATTTGGGGAAATTTAAAGATCCAGATAGTTCGGGCTATCAAAATATTTTGACATCATCTGGAAAGAATATCAGTGTAGCTGTTGCTCCCAAAGGTTCAGGTAAAATGAACATTAAAGTAACTAAAAGATCAAATTTTCAGGGTGGATATTATGTAGGTGGTCTTAGAACTCAAACTCCGGTATTGAAGTTAAATGATGTTTATCGATATTCTTTTACAACTAAAAAATTATCAGGAAATTCTTCAGAGTTCAAAACGAGAGTTAAGCCCGTTGAATCTAATAATAAACTAGGGAAAGAGCTTGTTATTAGGGTGGATAATAAAAATGTATCTACTAAGCATGATTGGCTTCCAGACATCTCTGATGGAACTCATACTGTGGACTTCACTGGTCTTGATAAAAAATTATCTGTTGCTTTCAGATTTTCTCCAAGACAAACTTCGAATGTTGTTTACGAATTTTCTAACATAAATATAAAAAACATTAGTCCTGCATCAGTGCCGGCTATTCCTTCGAAAGTTTTAGAGGGAACCAGCGTCTTGTCGGGTACTGCAATATCTTCTGGAGATACATTAGAAAAAAGAAAATCGTTTGATGGCGATATCCTAAGAGTTTATAAAGATAGCAAAATCATTGCTAGAACAGTAATAAAAGGCAATAAGTGGGATGTTAAACTTTCAAAGCCTCTTATTGCAGGTGAAAAATTAGATTTTGAGATTTTGCATCCGAGATCTCAAAACGTTAGTAAAAAAATTTCAAAACAAGTCGAAGCTAAACCATTTGATCCAGCTTCCTATAAAGAAAAAGTTATAGCCAAATTAAAGCCGGTTTATGAAGCTACTAGTGAAAAAATCACAAATGATGCTTGGTTGGATGAAAATGCGAAGGATTTGCAAAAACAAAAATTAGAAGAACAATATATTTCTGGAAAAGTAGCGATATCAGAGGCTGGAACTAAACAAGAAGCTATAGATGCAGCATATAATAAATATTCAAGTCAAACAGATCCAGACTCTCTTCCTAGTCAGTATAAACAAGGTAATAAAGAAAATGAACAAGAAAAAGGGCGTCAAGATTTAATCCAGACTCGTGATCTGACGTTGAAAGCCATTCAAGAAGACAAATGGCTAACAGAGCAGGAGAAAACAATTCAAAAAGAAGAAGCATTAAAAGCTTTTGAAACTGGTATAGAAAGTGTTAATCAAACAGTATCATTAGAACAGTTGAAGCAACGGTTAATAGTGTATAAAGCTTCTGAAAAAGATTCAGAGAAAAAAGAATATCCTGAGTCAATTCCTAATCAGCATATTCCAGGGAAAGAAAAAGAAGTTAAAGCTGCTAAACAAGAAGAACTTAAAAAATTACATGACACAACTCTTGAAAAAATCAATCAAGATAAATGGTTGACGCCAGACCAACAAGCTGAACAGTTAAAACAAGCGGAAGTTACTTTTAAAAAAGGCCAAGAAGCAATTAAAAGTGCTCAGACTTTAACTCAGCTTGAGACAGACTTAGCTGATTATGTTTCTGAGAATGAAGGTAAGGGAAATTCTATTCCCGATAAATACAAATCTGGCAATAAAGATGATTTGGTAAATAAGGCTGAAGTTAAACTTAAGGAAGCTCACGAAGCTACTAAACAAGCAATTGAAAAAGATCCATGGTTGAGTCCGGAACAGAAAAAAGCTCAAAAAGAAAAAGCCAAAGCAAGACTAGATGAGGGCTTGAAAGCTCTTAAAGCTGCAGATAGTTTAGAGATTCTTAAAGTGACAGAAGAAGCTTTCGTTGATAAAGAAAAAAATCCAGATTCAATTCCAAATCAACATAAAGCTGGAACTGCTGATCAAGCTAGAAAACAAGCTTTAGATAGTTTAGATAAGGAGGTTCAAAAAGAGTTAGAGTCAATTGATAACGATAATACTCTAACAACTGATGAGAAAGCAGCTGCTAAGAAAAAAGTCAATGACGCTTATGATGTAGCTAAGCAAACAGCTATGGAAGCCAATTCTTATGAAGATTTGACTACTATTAAAGATGAGTTCTTATCTAATTTACCTCATAAACAAGGAACGCCGCTTAAAGATCAACAATCTGATGCTATTGCAGAATTAGAGAAGAAGCAGCAAGAAATTGAAAAAGCTATTGAGGGTGATAAAACATTACCAAGAGACGAAAAAGAGAAACAAATTGCTGACTCTAAGGAACGCTTAAAATCTGACACGCAAAAAGTTAAAGATGCTAAAAATGCTGATGCTATTAAAAAAGCATTTGAAGAAGGGAAAGTGAATATTCCTCAAGCACATATCCCAGGTGATTTGAACAAGGATAAAGAAAAACTTCTTGCAGAATTGAAGCAAAAAGCAGATGATACTGAAAAAGCTATTGATGTTGATAAAACTCTGACAGAAGATGAGAAAAAAGAGCAAAAAGTCAAAACAAAAGCTGAACTTGAAAAAGCTAAAACTGATGTTAAAAATACTCAGACACGTGAAGAACTAGATAAAAAAGTTCCAGAACTTAAGAAAGCTATTGAAGACACTCACGTTAAAGGTAATCTTGAA
The genomic region above belongs to Streptococcus pyogenes and contains:
- a CDS encoding helix-turn-helix domain-containing protein encodes the protein MLHLHLETKLQDKLSLLNILLDVSEVSIDQLCQETELKKQRVYNLLFEMIKDLEDTLTLTICDDTVSIPYKTYQLKMPYFKKLYQTSIFLKMLCFLIEPGELSLHDFIKREYISQATAYRIRTNCRKYLKKVGLNVRQNHVVGPEYRIRFLIALLHYQFGMTIYDFDKTSMNKVVSLIINSNQATTLNDASKAPYEFSYFAILISLIWKRRHDNLGTPQTDAFKHLKKLSIYRDIKMTSQEIIGKWYHPELTDEDLDYIFLCFCTTNNPFHKDKWTPKKVKELFELVMTKQMEKP